The Ictidomys tridecemlineatus isolate mIctTri1 chromosome 1, mIctTri1.hap1, whole genome shotgun sequence DNA window AAGatcatgaaaatttaatttcacTTCTCAAGAATCTAATTTGACTGGACAAATGATCATACAGAACCCATCTCATTCGTGTGTGCATTCATAAAGTTTGGATCATTCCTTACTAGCTAGTTGATAGCTCCAGAATGtagaaaagatcaacattttaaaatttagttcctGAGATTTTGTAGTGAAAATGATCCAGATAATATTCACAATATGCATACCAAATGAAAATACACCAATTTTACTGTTATCAAACCAGGATAGAGAATGGAGGCTAATATTCTAATAATGATACACATTTCAATATGCTTTTTCTCAAATGCCTCTATTACAAATGcatcttttataattattttgctgTTGTCTGTAATGCATTTAACATGTGCTATTTGAAGGGCAGAAATTCTACTGAAGTCAATATGGCCCATACCACATTAAAGTCtccttttatgataaaaagttacaaaatatattttaaaagtgtgaAGTTAAAACATGCATGTATTTACTGGGGTTCTACTTTCAGGTTACATGCATTATCTGGAAGCATAAGACAACCTTTAAAACTGGCCATAAGACAAAAATCATCTCTGTGGAGCAGCagaaaatatatgatataataatatCTGAATGGGCTAAGATTTTTGAGAAGGAATATCACTGGGGAGAAGAACTAAATCCTACAGTCAATTTTCCCCAAAAGAAATTGGGTAAATCTGAAAACAACCAACAGTTTTTTGTTAGGAACAGAGTAACTTCAGTATCCTTTGGAAGACTGGAGGATTCAAGCTCAGCACGAGTTTCCCCTCAGAACATTTGTCAAACTCAGAGCAGCTCAGTGAACACTAAAAACTTAAGTGGAAAATTCTTGAAAAGCAGAGTAAAGTTTTTCTTGCTTATACAAATATTAGAGTTTGGGATTTCATAGGAAGGAATCATGGAGGATATACTAAATTCTCCACTGAAAACTCTGTAGGGCTAGATATCAGGACTTCAGAGAATCTTGATTGATCCCAGTGCCTGTTTTGATTAAAATGGTTTGTTTAGATAGGGCTCTGTCAAGGTACCAGAAGAAAGAGTGAGCTTTTCCTGTAGGAAGATAATATCATCTTGATCCTGAACAATGTTTTACATAAATATCCAACATTCAGTAAAAAATTAGTTGATGCATAAGCATGTATATGTGCACAGggaaacacataaacacacaacTGGATGGTACAGATAAAATGAGCAAAAACCTAAACCCCTCAAATGCTGGGATAATCCAGATATTTGAATTAATTGACATACATGTTAAAATAAGTATGGCTAATGTGCTGAAAATAAGgaacaatagagaaaatagatATAAAGAGAATTTCATCAaacaattgaaatttaaaaatggaaatacgTTTTATGACTAAGAAATATCATACCTGACACAAAACTAAATGATTTAATACCATAGACATAAGGGAATAAAGTATCAGTGTATGCAGTTAGgctgatataaaaaataaaaatacaaatggaaaaataatgaaaaatatagaaaagcatATTAGTAACATGTGGAGTATAATGAAAAACTCATACATATCATAATCCTAGGATAAGAGAGAGTAAGAGTGTGTAATAagcaatatttaaacaaaaaatgacAAGACTGATGAAAGTGGTTTCCCTTCAATATATTAAGAGAAACTTAATtaggataaataaaaacaaagtacacTGGGCATATTATAGGAAAGTTGCTcatgacaaaatgaaaaagattttaaagcaaCTACACAAAAGCGACATATTACTTCTAAAAAAGcataagtaaaatgaagaactttttaacataaatcaatgaaaccaaCAGGCAAagaattaatgttttaagaaCCCTGAAGGAAAATTTTACCAAAACTAGAATTCTATTATCAGAAAACATAACCATCAAACAGGGTATTCTAACATGTTtttatacaaacaaataaaaactgaatcAGTCATATCTACactaaaagaaatacttttagtATAAATCattaaacaaaaggaaagagTCCTAAACAGATCACAGAATtacaggaagaaatagaaagagacaggaagagtaaatataaataagtattgATCTAATGTTACTCTAGGCAATTGTGGCAGTAccgcagcccggctggctgggcaaaataaccggcgaggggaggggggggtgatgaacaacttgtgcagattgatacagcaggagtgggagccatttattgtaggaccagaggggtatttatacattccacacagcttatcttaattaacataaactagatacagcagtcaaccaataaggaatctccacacttaatggctcgctggcgccacctcacaaaccactccctctggcaaaatgccaggcgccatcctgacttgtttacagactctaacatggCAGTTTCTTAAAGGATATGACAtttaaatatatgacatttaAATTCATAATTGCAAGAACATCAAGGTACAGGTGTAGAGTAGAGATTTCTAAGGTTCCAAGGATTATCTCATGAAAGTAGAAATAGTGTAGATAACAGTTATATCTTATAATAAATAACAACCAAAAAGTAACTGAAGGTGCATAAAAAATAATAGGTATTTCAATAAtctaaaagaagaacaaaacctTAGAATCAAATGGAAGCATAGTTAGGTAAGTGTGGATTGaaagatataataataattgATTTAAGTAATTTAATTAAACAATCAAAATATTCAGACTATATTTAAGAACAACTCAAACACATACTACCAAATaaatgtgtgtgagagagaaagagagaaaacaaagattGAAAGTTAAGAATGGGATAGTGTGTTTAGTACACTagccaaaatatatttaatatagctATATTCATATAAAACAAAGGAGACTTTAAGATTCTTCACTAGTGATGAAGACAGctgtttcataataataaaaaggcaaagaaataagTGGAATCCAAGACTGAAAATTTCTCTAACTACTAAAATACAAACCACAACCATATTGTGAGAGTTCATATACCTTTGTCCATTCCTAACAGAATAAGAAGACAACACAGACACATGAACACTGAAGTGCTGCACAACACAAACATCATATTCAAATACACTGACATACATAACACACTAAACACACATTCTTCTTAcatacaattaaaatatgaaaattgtttatATTCTAGATCATAAAACAagcctctctgctttctgactgcaGCAGAACAatgcagaaattaaaatatgacaaGAAACCCCCCAAtgcttcaaaattaaataataacatccatgagtcaaagaagaaatcacaacaGATATTTCCAAATAGTTTGaactgggtaaaaaaaaaatatcaagaactGACATAAAAAAACACAACTAGGAAATGTAAAGCCTTAAATGCacatattagaaaagaaattctaaaaatcaataatgaaagATTTATCTCAAGAAGATAGAAAAAACAGCAATTCAAATGTGAATAATGAAGATAGTTATACATACAAAATACAcataaggaaaagaataaaatagatgagaaaattggTGAAATTTAAAGTGGGTTATTCATAGTTATTAGTAAAATTAAAGCTCTTTAGATTAATCAAGTaaaccaataaaaatacaaattatcattattaggagtaaaaaaagaaacatcattaaAAATCCTACagacattttggaaataaaaagtaGATTTTGTGAACAATTTTTTGCCAACATGGTGTATCTTTGTACACtatgatcatttttttctgtgactcTAAATCCGTTCTTTAAaatagtctatttttttaaaaaaaggaagccttactttcaaataataaaatccatGACAAAGCTATATTAACTAAGGCAATGTGGTAATGCAggataaacaaacagaaaaaaattgaatacttGAGCAGATCTGAAATCACCTAATTTATAAGAGGAATGAGGcttctgaaataattttgaatgtattaacttttcaataaatggtataGAGGTATTAGAAAATTTTTGGCTCTAACcagattcatttgaaaaaatagttgATTACAGCTTTAGAAGAAAAACagtaattaatatttcaaaatatataagaataagaCCTTTGTGTATGCAAAGATTTAAACAGAACACAAAAATGCTAACCAAAAGTgaaaagtatttataaattaaactaaaTTAGTTTTTTTTGATCAAAGACACCAttgatagaaattaaaatataaaacatagatTGGGAGaagatatataatatacaatatatttgtaatatattatataaaaggtTCTACACCCAGAATATCAAAAACACTTCTACAGACCACAAAAGGAAAGATGCTAATGactgaataagaaaaaatgacaaaagtcTTGAACAAGTACTTTACAAGAATATatcctaatataaataaatatgtgagaacgtaaattattttgttaatcaccagagaaatacaaatcagaatTACAAAATGATATCACCACACACTCAATAGAGTGGTTAGAACTGAAATGACAACATcgaatgttgacaaggatgtggagcaactggaactctcatactTTATTGGTACTGGAAAAACTACCTATGAAAATTGTTTCACAGTATTTGCTAATACTAAATAGATGTGTGCCTATGATGCACAGGAATAcaactaatataaatatattcagaataGTTACATTTACATGATCATTATAAGACAAGAATGTTCATAACAATACTACTGAAAAAAAGGCTCAAAACTGGATGGATGTTCATGAACTGAAGAATGCATAAAAATCATGATTATATTTATGCACAAAACTATTGTAAAGTAATGAgaatgaaataaatcagaatgATATGCCACctattaattttataaacatatattgaATGAAAGAAGACAGACATGAGAGTTATGCACTATAACTCCATATGTATGAGtacaaaaagcaaaaaggaaaaaacctaTGACAGGAGAATTCAGGATAGAGCTTATGATATGGGGAAATTTACTAATTAGACAGTGGCGGGAGAGAACTTGCTGAGGTTGGGCAGCACTCTATTTTTAATCTACATTCTATTTATAGGAATGGAGCCAACTTTAAATTCAGAGTGGTACACTTATATTTGTGTCTTTTCTGCAAGTATATTATGCctaaaaattaaagcaattttgtaaaactttagaatttttatgtgtccactagaaattattttttactataatCTAATTAGGAACCAAGAAAGTTTCTTCTTGTAATCAAAAGTTACTATTACAGAGAATATTAACATCATTCCAACtatgtttgttagtttgtttatttttggtaccagagatggaccagaggggcacataaccactgaactgtatacctagttttattttttattttgagacaaggtctccctaaattcCCAAAGATGACTTTAAATATACAATGTTTCTCCTTCGGCCACCCTAGCCACGGGGATTGGAGGCATGTGTCAGTTTAAAAAGTATTCTTGAACTGAGCATTCACtcagaaaatgtttatttagaattTCTAATAACTTGAGGATACAACAAAGGGAGATTTGTGATTAAAAGGATATTGATACAAGGCAGTATTAGAATTTagaataaaatagcaaatatcaTACGCAATAGTAAATAAGGACGCCTGGTGGCGCTGCAGGATAAGAATGTGATTATTGGGCACTTGGATGCCTCAGACGCCATTGAACCAGGAATCAGAACTCTGAAAGCTCCCTAAAATAAGGAGGCATTGTAGGTGAGCTCCAGGAGACAGATATTCAGAGAAGGGATCATTCTAAGTGCATGTCAGACAGAAACATTTAACTCAAGATTATTTAACAAAGTCGTTTGAGTGGACTGTATACCGAGTTGAAGGAACTGCACCTTCTGGACGGATTTGAACAATGCAGACTGCTCCAGCAAAATCCCCGCACAAAAGGCAAGTCATTTTCTTTGCTATGCTGTTGTTTTTGTGGGAGACTGACTCTGAGGCAATTAGATATTCCATGCcagaagaaacagaaagtggCTACTCTGTAGCCAACCTGGCAAAAGATCTGGGACTCAGGGTGGAGGAGCTGGCCACTCGGGGCGCGCGAATCCATCACAAAGGCAGCAAACAGCTCTTGCAGCTTGATGTAAAAACCGGCAATTTGCTTCTACAGGAAAAACTAGACCGGGAGGTGCTGTGTGGGGCGACAGAACCCTGTATATTGCATTTCCAACTGTTACTAAAAAACCCCGTGCAGTTGTTTCAAGTTGATGTGCAACTCACAGATGTAAATGACCATTCTCCAGAGTTCCTAGAAAGGGAAATGATCCTTAGAATCCCAGAGAGCGCCCAGCCAGGGACTGTATTTCCCTTGAAATCAGCTCAGGACTTGGACATGGGTAGCAATAGTGTTCAGAACTACACAATCAGCCCCAACTCCAATTTTCGTGTTGTTACTCATAGTCATGGGGATGGCAGAAAATACCCAGAGCTGGTGTTGGAGAAAGCCCTGGACCGGGAGGAAGAGTCTGAGCTCAGTTTAACCCTCACAGCACTGGATGGTGGGGTGACACCCAGATCTGGGATCATGACAGTATACATTGAAGTAGTAGACATCAATGATAATGCTCCCAAATTTTTACAGTCCCTGTATGAGGTACAGGTTCCTGAGAACAGTCCTATAAACTCGTTAGTTCTTGTTGTTTCTGCTCAAGATTTAGATGCAGGAACATATGGGAGTGTATCATACACACTATTCCAAGGCAATGAAGTTTCTCAACCATTTGTAATAGACCAAATAACAGGAGAAATTCATCTGCAAAGAGCATTGGATTTCGAGGCAACTAAACATTATATCGTGGAAGTTGTAGCTACAGACAGTGGGGGCTTTTCAGGAAAATGCACAGTGGCCATAGAAGTGGTGGATGTGAATGACAATGCTCCTGAACTAACCATGTCGACACTCAGCAGCTCTATCCCAGAAAACTCCCCAGAGACTGTAGTTGCCATTTTCAGCGTTTCTGATCCAGACTCTGGGGACAATGGTAGGATGGTTTGCTCCATAGAAGAGGATCTCCCCTTCCTCTTGAAGCCCACATTTAAGAACTTTTATACCTTGGTGACAGAGGGGCCACTAGACAGAGAGAGCAGAGCTCAGTACAACATCACCATCACAGTCACTGACATGGGAATACCCAGGTTGGAAACGGAGCACAGCATAACTGTCTTTGTCTCTGATGTCAACGACAACGCCCCTGCTTTCTCCCAAACGTCTTACAAGCTGTTAGTTCATGAGAACAACAGCCCTGCCCTGCACATAGGCAGTGTCAGCGCCACAGACAGAGACTCAGGCACCAATGCCCAGATCACCTACTCGCTGTTGCCAACCCAGGACCCACACCTGCCCCTCGCTTCGCTGGTCTCCATCAACGCAGACAATGGGCAGCTGTTCGCGCTGAGGTCGCTGGACTTTGAGGCCCTGCAGGCGTTCGAGTTCCGCGTGGGCGCCACAGACCAAGGCTCACCAGCACTCAGCAGCCAGGCGCTGGTGCGAGTGGTGGTGATGGACGAAAATGACAACTCGCCCTTCGTGCTGTACCCAATGCAGAACGCCTCTGGGCCCTGCACTGAGTTGGTGCCCAGGGCGGCAGAGCAGGGCTACCTGGTCACCAAGGTGGTGGCAGTGGATGGAGACTCGGGCCAGAACGCCTGGCTGTCATACCAGCTGGTCAAGGCCACGGAGCCAGGGCTGTTTGGCGTGTGGGCGCACAATGGCGAGGTGCGCACCGCCAGGCTGCTGAGCGAGCGCGACGCGGCCAGGCACAGGCTGGTGGTGCTGGTCAAGGACAATGGCGAGCCTCCGCTATCTGCCAGCGTCACGCTGCACGTGCTGCTGGTGGATGGCTTCTCCCAGCCCTACCTGCCGCTCCCGGAAGTGGCGCCTGAGCGCTCGCAGGGGGACTCGCTCACTGTCTACTTGGTCATCGCCTTGGCCTCTGTGTCATcgctcttcctcttctctgtgctGGTGTTCGTGGTGGTGAGGCTGTGCAGGAGGCGCAGGGCGGCGCCGCTGGGTGTCTTCTCTATGCCTGAGGGCCACTTTCCTGGCCACCTGGTGGATGTCAGTGGCACAGGGACACTGTCTCAGAGCTACCAATATGAGGTTTGTTTGACCAGCGACTCTGGGACTAGCGACTTCAAGTTCCTGAAGCCCATATTCCACAACGTATCTCCCAAGAGTGCAAGAGAAGCAACCCATTAAAATGGCACCTTCAGGAATAGTTTTGAATTCCATTAATCTGATTATATTGTAGTGTTTTCTACCCTTTATCTATAATTTTCCTGGATTAAGAGTTACAGTGTGTCATGAAGGAAAAGTCCCCCTTGAAGTATAGCTTTGATTTCCCTTCTGTAGTGGAGTTGTTAGCTGGTGTTGTCCAACTTTGGAAAACTCAATTTTACTTTATTGCATTTATGCACTGTCATTACAAATTCAtgctaagggttttt harbors:
- the LOC110596893 gene encoding protocadherin beta-5; translated protein: MQTAPAKSPHKRQVIFFAMLLFLWETDSEAIRYSMPEETESGYSVANLAKDLGLRVEELATRGARIHHKGSKQLLQLDVKTGNLLLQEKLDREVLCGATEPCILHFQLLLKNPVQLFQVDVQLTDVNDHSPEFLEREMILRIPESAQPGTVFPLKSAQDLDMGSNSVQNYTISPNSNFRVVTHSHGDGRKYPELVLEKALDREEESELSLTLTALDGGVTPRSGIMTVYIEVVDINDNAPKFLQSLYEVQVPENSPINSLVLVVSAQDLDAGTYGSVSYTLFQGNEVSQPFVIDQITGEIHLQRALDFEATKHYIVEVVATDSGGFSGKCTVAIEVVDVNDNAPELTMSTLSSSIPENSPETVVAIFSVSDPDSGDNGRMVCSIEEDLPFLLKPTFKNFYTLVTEGPLDRESRAQYNITITVTDMGIPRLETEHSITVFVSDVNDNAPAFSQTSYKLLVHENNSPALHIGSVSATDRDSGTNAQITYSLLPTQDPHLPLASLVSINADNGQLFALRSLDFEALQAFEFRVGATDQGSPALSSQALVRVVVMDENDNSPFVLYPMQNASGPCTELVPRAAEQGYLVTKVVAVDGDSGQNAWLSYQLVKATEPGLFGVWAHNGEVRTARLLSERDAARHRLVVLVKDNGEPPLSASVTLHVLLVDGFSQPYLPLPEVAPERSQGDSLTVYLVIALASVSSLFLFSVLVFVVVRLCRRRRAAPLGVFSMPEGHFPGHLVDVSGTGTLSQSYQYEVCLTSDSGTSDFKFLKPIFHNVSPKSAREATH